The genomic segment ATCATGCAGAAAACCGTCTTTATGGTTGTAGATTTTTACAATCATCGGGTTATCCTGTGATTTCCTGTACGTATAGATTTTAGGATTTGCATCTGCTGCATAAACAGACTTCTGTCTCAAAGCTACAAAACTCATAGCTGCGGCAAAAGCTTCGGATGCAACATTCACAGTAAGCACTGCATAACCGGCCATGACACCGCAAGCCTTCAAGAAACTGCGTCTTTTCATTATCATTTTCAGTTCTCCTTATGCCTTGATTTTACGGGCTCTGAACCGCTTATTAATCTGAGCAACAGTACTCCTGAACAATGAAGCCTGAATTTCAGGATCAAGAGGCTGACCACCGCCATTCACACAGCCGCCGGGACAGGTCATGATTTCAATGAAGTGATACGGAGATTTTCCGGCTCTTACTTCATCACACAGCTTTGCAGCATTTTTCAGTCCGCTTGCCACGGCAA from the Maridesulfovibrio zosterae DSM 11974 genome contains:
- a CDS encoding iron hydrogenase small subunit; amino-acid sequence: MIMKRRSFLKACGVMAGYAVLTVNVASEAFAAAMSFVALRQKSVYAADANPKIYTYRKSQDNPMIVKIYNHKDGFLHDGPCGHKSHELLHTHYIDRSAKLAALKAKGYKLSI